cctaacctaacctaacctaacctaacctaacctaacctgacctaacctaacccaacctgacctgacctaacctaacctaacccaacctaacctgacttaacctgatctaacctgacctgacctaacctaacctaacctgatctaatctgacctaacctaacctaacctgacctgacctaacctgacctgacctaacctgacctaacctaacttgacctgacctaacctgatctaacctgacctaacctgacctaacctaacctgacctgacctaacctgatctaacctgacctgacctgacctgacctaacctgacctaaccaaaactgacctgacctgacatgacctgacctgacctgacctaacctaacctgacctaacctaacctgacctaacctgacctgacctaacctaacctaacctaacctaatctaacctaacctaacctaacctaacctggcctgacctgacctaacctgacctaaccaaatctgacctaacctaatctgacgtaacctgacctaacctaacctgacgtaACCTAATCAGACCTAACCTAATCTGACCTAACCTAATCTGACCTaacttgacctgacctaacctgacctaacctgacctgacctaacctgacctaacctaacctaacctaacctaacctgacttgacctgacctaacctgatctaacctgacctgacctaacctaacctaacctaacctgatctaacctgatctaacctaacctaacctaacctaagctaacctgacctgatctaacctgacctaacctgacctaacctgacctgacgtaacctgacctaacctaacctgacctgacgtaACGTgatctaacctgacctgacctgacctaacctgacctaaccaaaactgacctgacctgacctaactaaaactgacctgacctgacctaacctgacctaacctgacctgacctaacctgacctaaccaaaactgacctgacctgacctaaccaaaACTGacatgacctgacctaacctaacctgacctaacctaacctaacctgacctgacctaacctgacctgacctgacctaacctaacctaacctaacctaatctaacctaacctaacctgacctaacctaacctggcctgacctgacctaacctaacctgacctaacctgacctaaccaaatctgacctaacctaatctgacgtaacctgacctaacctaacctgacgtaACCTAATCGGACCTAACCTAATCTGACCTAACCTAATCTGACCTaacttgacctgacctaacctgacctgacctgacctgacctgacctaacctaacctaacctaacctaacccaacctaacctaatctaacctgacctaacctaacctgacctaacctaacccaacctaacctaacttaacctaacataacctaacctaacttaacctaacctagcttcatCTAATTttaagtaacctaacctaacttaacttatcctaacctgacctgacctgacctgacctgacctaaccaaaCGTAAACTAACGAAATTCaagtaaacctaacctaacttaataaccctaacctaacctaattaaaaGTAACATCACCCAGCTAATTAAATGTAACCTTAACTAGCCTAATCTCACGAAACTAATCCATGGctaatctgtctgtctgtctgtctgtctgtctgtctgtctctgtctctgtctctgtctctgtctctgtctctgtctctgtctctgtctctgtctctctctctctctctctcatctctctctctctctctctctctctctctctctctctctctctctctctctctctctctctctctctccctctttccctccctctctctctctctctctctctctctctctctctctctgtctctctgtctctctctctctctctctctctctctctctctctctctctctctctctctctctctctctctctctctctctctctctctctctctctctctctctctctctctctctccccctgctctgcctccctccctcccataatTCGTGCCCTGCCTCATAACTTGACGAAGTTCTCCCGGAAGCATGAGACAAACGACACAACTTGAGTGCAAAACTAAACTAACTTGCCCAAACATTCCTTACTGTCTTCCCTGTGTGTTAGGCCCGTCGAGACCCTCAGTCTTACACTCGTCTCGATGCTTAACACACTCAAGTTTGGTGAGCAACAGTTTAGGACACTCAAGTTTGGTGAGCAACAGCTTAGGATACTCAAGTTTGGTGAGCAACAACTTAGGACACTCAAGTTTGGTGGGCAACAGCTTAGGACACTCAAGTTTGGTGGGCAACAGCTTAGGACACTCAAGTTTGGTGAGCAACAACTTAGGACACTCAAGTTTGGTGGGCAACAGCTTAGGACACTCAAGTTTGGTGAGCAACAACTTAGGACACTCAAGTTTGGTGAGCAACAACTTAGGACACTCAAGTTTGGTGAGCAACAACTTAGGACACTCAAGTTTGGTGAGCAACAACTTAGGACACTCAAGTTTGGTGAGCAACAACTTAGGACACTCAAGTTTGCTATTGTCACAGCTTAACACTTATTTCACTGTTGTGGGAGCTTAAGACACTCTCATCTTGTGTTGTGACTCTGAAGGCACTCAAGCTGGCTGTTATGACATCTTGAAATACTATTAAACATCACTATAATTAAATTGTCATACTGCTTCCTTTAAGAAGCAGTATGACAAGTGTAAGTGTAAGTGAGAGAGAGGCGGTGTAGTTATTTTTATGTGTGAGAGAGGCGATGTAGTTACTTTTATGTGTGAGAGAGGCGATGTAGTTACTTTTATGTGTGAGAGAGGCGGTGTAGTTATTTTTATGTGTGAGAGAGGCGGTGTAGTTATTTTTATGTGTGAGAGAGGCGGTGTGAGTCACAAATgtgtaatatataatttatgagtTAAATATGAGTAACACATGAAGAACTCATGATTAATTTCTGTCTGACTTCAACCTGTCAAGCGCCGGACAGTCTGAAATCAACCTGTCAAGTGCTCGACTTTTTAACATCAACCTGTCAAATGCGTGACTAACATCAGCTTGTCAAGCATCCGACTGTCTAATAGCAAACTGTCAAGCTTCCAACTGTCTAGCATAAAACTGTCAAGCACCCGACTCTCTAATCTCAACCTGTCAAGCATGCGACTGTCTAAACTCAACCTGTCAagcttccaactgtctaccataaaCTTGTCAAGCATCTGACTGTCTGACATCAACCTGTTAAGCGTTCGACTCTTTAACATCAACCAGACAAGCGGTCAACTGTCTAACATCAACCAAACAAGCGGTCAACTGTCTAACAGCAACCAAACAAGCGGTCAACTGTCTAACATCAACCAAACAAGCGGTCAACTGTCTAACAGCAACCAAACAAGCGGTCAACTGTCTAACAGCAACCAAACAAGCGGTCAACTGTCTAACATCAACCAAACAAGCGGTCAACTGTCTAACATCAACCAAACAAGCGGTCAACTGTCTAACAGCAACCAAACAAGCGGTCAACTGTCTAACATCAACCAAACAAGCGGTCAACTGTCTAACATCAACCAAACAAGCGGTCAACTGTCTAACATCAACCAAACAAGCGGTCAACTGTCTAACAGCAACGTAGAAAGCGTCTGACAGTTTAACACCAACCTGTCAAGCTTAATGAGCAGATGTAAGCTTTAGCATACAGCTGCTGGTCCATCCTTGGTGTTACTTTATCACCATTAAAATTTAGCTTATTATAATGGATACAATAATGGATACAAACTCATATAATATTTGAATTTCTAGGATGAAGGATAAGAtgatgtaggataacagctcttattTGCTCTTACACTAGGACCATAACAGCTTATGCTTGCACTAACACTAGGACCATAACAGCTCTTGCCTGCACTTACACTAGGACCATAACAGTTCTTGCCTGCACTTACACTAGGACCATAACAGTTCTTGCCTGCACTTACACTAGGACCATAACAGCTCTTGCCTGCACTAACACTAGGACCATAACAGCTCTTGCCTGCACTTACACTAGGACCATAACAGCTCTTGCCTGCACTAACACTAGGACCATAACAGCTCTTGCCTGCACTTACACTAGGACCATAACAGCTCTTGCCTGCACTAACACTAGGACCATAACAGCTCTTGCCTGCACTTACACTAGGACCATAACAGTTCTTGCCTGCACTTACACTAGGACCATAACAGTTCTTGCCTGCACTTACACTAGGACCATAACAGTTCTTGCCTGCACTTACACTAGGACCATAACAGCTCCTGCTTGCTCTTACACCAGGACGATAACAGCTCCTGCTTGCTCTTACACCAGGACCATAACAGCTCCTGCTTGCTCTTACACCAGGACCATAACAGCTCCTGCTTGCACTAACACTAGGaccataacagctcttgcttgctcttacACCAGGACCATTAGCAGACGACCAAATGAACTCTGGTCTTAGTTAAGAACAGAGATAAAAACAAAGATAAGAAACATAAATAAATCGAGAAACAGAGGGACAGGCAATAGAGGAAAGGAGGGAAGAGGAGTCACCCAGGCCATTACCACCATCAGTAATCCTCCCCGTCCTCAGGTTGGTGGATTAGGTTCTAGTCCAGGTTcccctaaggttccccaacgttaAGAAACTGTCGTGTTATAGTGAACCTACCGGAgaatccaaaacagaaaacgggacaatttcgcgagccgctgccattttctagtacaaaaATTTTCAGGCTTAGGTAGACAATATGCCAAAATGCGACGTTCCATTTGGAGTACGGGTCGCAGCCCGTCCTATACGTCAAAATAAGTATACGTCAGAATGCGACGTtccattaggaggacgggttgagtaaCCACAACTGGTGGAGACTCCCCCATCACGTCACTCAGGGCCCGCCCCGAGGCCCTCCTACAACTATCGTGTAACCAACCAGCCAAGGCCTCGTTATCTCGCGTATTTCATCTTGTTTTCCTTGTCAATTTCCTTTTATAAAGGATGAGAACAAGAAATATTGTATATTGTTCctaaattttattaaataaataatgtcACAATCTACCGGAGGAGCAGACCTCAGTGTCGTTATAATGAACACGGCTGGCGAATCCGGCCCTCTCGTTCACTCATCCGGCCCTCTCGTTCACTCATCCGGCCCTCTCGTTCACTCATCCGGCCCTCTCGTTCACTCACCCGGTCTAAATTTGGTGAGCATCGAACGACGTGTTTATTTATTGtccaatatgtgtgtgtgaaatctGGATTTACCTGAGGGTCCCAATCTATCTAGTGGCCTGGAAGGGGAAAGGAAGGCGGGCTTGTCAAAGGTTTTCCCATTCCTCCTGAAGATTTGCTTCGAACAGGTAGGAAGTTCCATGGGTATATAACCCCGTGGGTTAAAAAGCATCTTCTGTTTACAGTCCAacgttgtggcttgttgagcttgaaaaatttgctcattgtctgtgttacatctgaccttctgaacAAATTGtcaggatcaacatcctccatatTGTTCAGTATTATAAAAGTTTTAATAAGATCCGCCCTGTTATGgctagtttgcagtgttgttagccctgtggccttcaaccgttcctgatacgtgagttgactcagctctggaatgacttttgttgcccggtgttgcaccttctcccgagcagctatgtccttcagAAGATGGGGTCTCCATGTTTGGATACAGTAGTGCAGACAGGGGTGCACCAGGGCCTTGCTGGATTGAATAACCACTCTCTTTTATTCTCTTTGAATTCTAAGGTTCGTTTGACTGTTCCTAACTCATCCAAACTCATAGGtcgttttcttcatcaatctgcaacATGGTAGTGCTGTTTATACGACAGTTGAGATGTGCAATGTTATGAAATGCATCTAAGGACTaacatttacaaaaaaacactatcaatctatatcaataaaaatggaaatgttcgtttgttcaaaatcgctaatctccgaacgttcttcaccaccgattgctttgaaattttcacacaatgttcaattcgcatccgagcaggtttttatatacaaactatatgacgaggggacaggggaggggtaatggtgggggaggacgaggggatgggggaggtgggaatggtagggaggacgaggggacagggggtaatggtgggaaggacgaggggatgaggggagtgggggaatggtagggaagacGAGGGGAATATCTtgaattatcttgagatgatttcggggcttagcgtctccgtggCCCggccctcgactaggcctcccttttgttactcacccccccaggaagcagcccatggcagctttttttttttactcaccaccaactcccaggtacctatttactgctaggtaacaggggcatcatggtgaaaacattttgtccatttgtctccgcctccaccgggcgggcctgaatctgaagcgctgtccacccagctgtcgggCACCTGTCagggaagggggagtgggagatggtggagaggacaaggagacggtggagtggggaatggttaggaggacgagaggacagtggagtggtggatggtggggaggacatacggatgggggagggaggaaatggtgggggaagaagaggggatggGGTATAAGGGAAtgattgggaggacaaggggacggaaagggggggaatggtagggaggactgggagacagggag
This genomic stretch from Procambarus clarkii isolate CNS0578487 chromosome 5, FALCON_Pclarkii_2.0, whole genome shotgun sequence harbors:
- the LOC138351878 gene encoding involucrin-like produces the protein MLNTLKFGEQQFRTLKFGEQQLRILKFGEQQLRTLKFGGQQLRTLKFGGQQLRTLKFGEQQLRTLKFGGQQLRTLKFGEQQLRTLKFGEQQLRTLKFGEQQLRTLKFGEQQLRTLKFGEQQLRTLKFAIVTA